A genomic segment from Bacillota bacterium encodes:
- a CDS encoding CHRD domain-containing protein — translation MHRIAIRLGLFAVLLAAIALPSSATVWVLTANLTGSQVVPPTSSTAFGQAIMSYDDVSKLFSLAVYEVGLTQSEILSAKIYVGAPGTNGPAIYDLDGGASWSGSGIVYSRFIVGGLFPAANETDLLAGNTYIQITTPGGVKDIRGQLIPVPEPVTLVGLSTGLGLLLLRRKRA, via the coding sequence ATGCACCGAATCGCAATCCGGTTGGGGCTTTTTGCTGTGTTGCTTGCGGCAATAGCCCTGCCCTCCAGCGCCACGGTGTGGGTGTTGACAGCGAACCTCACGGGTAGCCAGGTGGTTCCGCCCACCAGTAGCACCGCCTTCGGGCAGGCTATCATGAGCTACGATGATGTGTCGAAGCTGTTCAGCCTGGCGGTCTATGAGGTCGGACTCACCCAGAGCGAGATTCTCTCTGCAAAGATTTACGTGGGCGCGCCGGGCACGAACGGCCCCGCCATCTATGACCTCGATGGCGGTGCGTCATGGTCTGGAAGCGGTATTGTTTACTCGCGCTTTATTGTAGGCGGGCTATTCCCAGCCGCGAATGAGACTGACCTTCTAGCGGGTAATACCTACATCCAGATCACCACGCCAGGCGGAGTCAAGGACATTCGGGGTCAGTTGATACCGGTGCCTGAACCTGTGACGCTGGTTGGTCTGTCCACAGGTCTGGGACTGCTATTGCTGCGACGGAAAAGA